The following coding sequences lie in one Arachis ipaensis cultivar K30076 chromosome B03, Araip1.1, whole genome shotgun sequence genomic window:
- the LOC107633052 gene encoding uncharacterized protein LOC107633052, with amino-acid sequence MNQRKYATDLLHEFGMTNAKPATTPMNYTIPLSKSSGTVLTDLTPYRRLVGRLLYLTNTRPDISFAVNKLSQYLDCATIDHFKAALHILRYIKRAPASGIKFSTASSDLSLTGYSDSDWGTCPDTRRSVSGFCFFLGSSLVSWKSRKQTTVARSSAEAEYRAMALATCEGRWLSYILRDFHTPLSKPITLYCDNQSAMHIAANPVFHERTKHIEIDCHTVRDRVQDGSLKLLPILSGEQIADVLTKSLAPGPFASFYRKLELVDICTPSLREAVG; translated from the coding sequence ATGAATCAGCGAAAATATGCTACTGATCTCCTCCATGAATTTGGAATGACAAATGCCAAGCCTGCGACTACGCCAATGAACTACACAATTCCACTGTCCAAATCTTCAGGCACCGTATTAACTGACTTGACTCCTTACCGCAGGCTTGTTGGGAGGCTGCTGTACCTCACAAATACAAGACCAGATATTTCATTCGCCGTCAACAAGTTGAGCCAGTACTTGGACTGCGCTACAATAGATCATTTCAAAGCAGCCTTGCACATCTTAAGATATATAAAGCGTGCACCAGCCAGTGGAATAAAATTCTCTACTGCCTCATCAGATTTGTCGCTCACAGGATACTCAGATTCCGACTGGGGGACATGTCCAGACACAAGGAGATCTGTATctggattttgtttctttttgggTTCATCTCTTGTGTCATGGAAAAGTAGGAAACAAACTACAGTTGCGAGATCATCAGCAGAAGCGGAGTATAGAGCTATGGCTTTGGCAACATGTGAGGGAAGGTGGCTTAGCTACATACTTCGAGACTTTCATACCCCACTGAGCAAACCGATCACTCTTTACTGCGACAACCAGTCCGCAATGCATATAGCCGCCAACCCTGTATTTCACGAAAGAACGAAGCATATCGAGATAGACTGTCATACGGTGAGAGATAGAGTACAAGATGGTTCACTAAAGTTACTGCCAATCCTCAGTGGAGAACAGATAGCAGACGTGCTCACAAAGAGCTTAGCTCCAGGACCATTTGCATCATTTTATCGCAAGCTTGAATTGGTTGATATATGCACTCCAAGCTTGAGGGAGGCTGTTGGATGA